TAGGGGAAGTTTCATCAAGTTGACGTGGTTTCGAGCATTGAAGGATCGGTTAGTGTTGGTTGATGATATCCAGATTCAGAGGTACGTGAAGTGCCACATAATGTTATTGTTTGGAACCGTTATGTTTGGAGATAAGTCTGGAGCAGGGGTGCACTGGAAGTTTCTCCCATTACTCCGTAACTTTGCCGGGATAATACAGTTCAGTTGGGGTTCGGCATGCCTGGCACACATGTACAGAGCTTTGTGTAGGGCAACTCGTGTCGACTGTAAGGAGATTGATGGTCCGTTGACACTCTTGCTTGCCTGGGCTTGGATCCGCCTACCGTTCCTTGCGTCGATTCCTAGCAATCCTCGAATCTTTCCGATTGCAAATAGgtaaatttaattactaaatgCTTTATAATAGTGTATCTTAAATTGAGTTGATAAATGTATATTAACGAATTGCATGATGTTAGGTGGCATAACTGGGAACGTGAGAATTGGCCTTACAGATTGAGGAAACTTGAGCACCTTAGGGGAAACCTGGATGCTCTGCAAGAAGGACAGGTCTGTTGTAATAAATACGTAGTTGTTTTCAATTAGCCGTGTTATTATTCATTGTGTAATCCTCGGTTACTTGCATAATGTGTGCAGTTTGTTTGGGAGCCTTATGCAATAGGTCAGACCGATCCAGACGTGATTCCTGCTGACATCCGTCAGCATTCGGCTATTTGGAGTGCCACAGTTCCGCTTATATCTTTTGAATGTATTGAGTGGCATGCATCTGATAGGTTGAGGAGCCAATTTGGCTTGACTCAAGGCATTCCTCAACAAGAGCGTGACCTAGGTGAAGCACACGGCCAAGTTCTAACAGGACCGAAGAATCAAGATTGGTCTGGAACCCACTCAGTCTGGGTTATGCATTGGATGAACCGGTATAGTCATGTTCTTGTTCAAGACACGGTGCCATCACAGCATCAGTCAGATATCTACTTGCATTGGTACCGACGTACATATGGTGACCACTTGCATCTGTCACAGCTCGGACCGGAAGAGAATCAGCATGGTGATCCTATGATTAACCAGGAGAATCAACAAGAACAACCACCGCCCCCCTCACAGACACATGCACAACAAGAGCCTGAGCAGTTCAGTCCATACATCCCTGATACGCATTCTGCGGATTACTTGAGTATTCCAGTTCACCAGCAGTACTGGAATGTCCCGTACCAAGAATAAGGTGAACATGGTTCATTTAGCTAGTTGCTTGGATTCATGGCTCCTGTGTCAGGTTACTCATACCCAGCATACGGAAACATTCCCACCGACCAGATGGCCCAACCGAGTGGGATTGCTCCAGGTAGATTTTCATTGGATGTGAGACCTCGACAGATCACTTCGTCTGGTACTTCCGAAGGTAGGATTTCTGTTGACTCAAGTATGAGTGATGATGCCACGAGGGGGATCATATAGAGTGGAAATTCACGCCGTGTTTCGATGAATCTCATTCTAGAGAGCTACCAGCTAGTTGATGAGGACAATGATGACTATCTGGTTGATCATCCAGATggggatgaggatgaggatgaggatgatgatgaggacaATGATGAAGATGAGGAGGATGGTGAGGATGAAGATGATGGGGGTGATGGTCTGGATGATGGTTCAGCGCCTACTGCAGGTAAAAGAATTTGTTACCTGATTGGATTTGGTTATTGATTATATGAGTTGATTAGTTGACTTGATTAGTTGGTGGTCGAATTTATTGATTTGATTAGTTGTTTATCGGATTAGTTGTATATTGATTATTTAAGTTGATTAGTTGAATTGGTTATTTGGTGGTCGAATTTATTGATTTGATTAGTTGTTACTTTGTATATTGATTAATTGAGTTGGTTAGGTACACCCACTGGTGAAAAAGGAAAAGGATACAACCTTAGAGCTGACCCCCTTCGTCGGAGCGCCAATCGGTATACCCCATCCGCTTTTAAAAAGGTTGCAAAGAAATGCAAGAAATTAGTCAAAGATGTAAAATGGGCAATGAGAAAATGATGTTGGAGTTATTCACGTCTTGGATTTAGTTATTTGTATCGTATGACTTATGTATCTATCAGGTGTTGGACTTATGCATTTAGTGGACTTGTTTAAGTACAATGTGTTGGACTCATGTATGGTTCATGTCTTGGATTTAGTTATTTGTATCGTATTTATTATGTATCTATCAGGTGTTGGACTTGTGCATTTAGTGGACTTGTTTAAGTAGAATGTGTTGGACTCATTTATGGTTCATATCTTGGATTTTGTTATTTGTATCGTATTTATTATGTATCTATCAGGTGTTGGACTTGTGCATTTAGTGGACTTGTTTAAGTAGAATGTGTTGGACTCGTTTATGGTTCATGTCTTGGATttagttatttgtattgtatgaCTTATTTATGTTTTAGGTGTTCGACTCACATTAAGGTCACATATGAAAGTCATACAATAAGGTCACATATGAAAGTCATACAATAAAGTCACATATGAAATTCATACCATACATAAAATATTGAAAGTCACACTATAACTGGAGCCATATTGGGTTGTCGCATCCGGATTACCTGCACCACCATGTTGACGACATCTACTACGACTGTGGCCCTCGGTCCCGCACTGATTACATCGCCTAGGAGCACGCAACATCCgagtgtccatctcattcaagaaacGGGTCATCCTTGGCCGACCTTTAGACACCCGTCTAAGGAATGGATTACCTACGAATCGAGGTCCATGATAAACAGGCCATGTTGTGGGATTCCTGAGGGGCCTAAACCTAGCCATATACACTCGTCGAACCTGGTCAATCTTGTAGACATCATGCACATACAGTTGCCAATCCAGCCGTTGGTTTGCACAACAAGCAAACACATGTCGACACGGAACCCGGTCCACTTGGAATTCACCACAGTCACACCGTTGACGACGGAGGTCCACTGCATACTCCACACCACTGGGACACTCACGCACTTCGAATACCTCGTTCTGTCGGTCAAGGCAACTAACTTGGATGTTACCCGCTGCCCGCTGATTTGCATGCAGTTTAGAGGTTACAAGCTCAGAGAACACATGTCCTGCGTTAATTCGAGCCTCGGCCTTGGCTCTTTTCCGGGTGAACAACTCATTAAGCCTGTAAAACGTTGCCTTAACAAGTGCCGTGACTGGAAGATTACAAGCCCCTTTCAGAACCGAGTTGATGCATTCCACTAGATTGGTTGTCATGTGACCCCATCGATATCCCCCATCAAACGCTAACACATACTGCTCACGCGGAATCCGATCCAACCAGTTGGTATAAACATCACCCTGCTCGCGTAAACGCTAATAACGTGTCTCGTACTCGCGAACTGTTCGCGAGTATCCTGTCAAATCAAAAAAGACCCACGTTTAAAAAAAGCTCATCATAATAACTGAGTTCAGGAGTAAATGTAATCATAACTATCATACCGATGTTGACGATTAGTTTTTGCAGATACGGAGCCTTGAATTTCCTGAGAAAGTTGGACTCTATGTGTCTGATACAGAACATGTGGAATGCTCTTGGAGGAGACCAAGCTCCATTACTACGAGCAATAGCAGCTCTAATGGAATCGTGCCGATCGGAGATAAGGCCGACACCATAACGTGTCACAACATGCTGTCTCAGGTTACTCAGAAAAAAGTGCCAAGCCTCAGATGTCTCTCCCTCAACTATCGCAAATTCAATCGGCACGATGTTGTTGCCATCCTGTGAGACTGCAACCAACAAACAACCCTTGTACTTTCCATACAAATTAGTTTCGTCTACCTGCACTATTGGCTTGCAATGTCTGAATGCTCTAATACAAGGGTAATAGCTCCAGAAGACTCGGTGTAGTACACGAATATTAGGAACCAAGTCATCTCCCTGATACGCAGGCATCGTTCCAAAATGAACGACTGCGGATGGCTCCTTGTGACACATAGCCTCAAACCATATCGGCAAGGCTTCGTACGAAGCTTCCCACCCACCGAAAATTGACTCCACTGCCTTCTGTTTTGCCAACCATGCTTTGCGATAACTTATGGTGTAGTTAAACTTTGCCTGTACTTCCGCAATCACTGATTTCACCCTTATAGACGGGTCAACTTCTACCAATGGCTTTATTGCTTATGCAACTGTGTTGgaatccagcttcgaatgatcTTGAGAAATGGTGGCCCTAGTACAGGTGTGACTTccattgtacctccttatctCCCAGCAGAACTTTCTGGACATTTTGGTCACCCTGATCAGCCAATCACATCCTGCACCATACTGGGTGCATTTAGCATAGAATGTCGTCGGTTCTGACTCATACACCCGATAATCTACACCTCTGCGGATTGTATAATCTTTCATCGCCTTAATTACTGCCTCCCTAGAACTGAACTCCATTTCCACAGTAAATTCGCCATCTGGCATAAGGGGAAGCTCTGCTGCAATCACATCACAAATTTTAGAGTTGTCAGAAGTAATAATCTAATAAACTAATAATCACAGAACGATGTCGTTGGTCCGGCTGAACCCGTCAACCGGCTGAACCGGTCGGTCCGGCTGAACCGATCGGCCCGGCTGAACCGGTCGGCCTGGCTGAACTGATCGACCCGGCTGAACCCGTCGGTTATCCTGAACAGGTTGGTCCAGCTAAACCGGTAGGTCCGACTGAATCGCCAGGTCCGGCTGACTTACTAAACAGAAGACTAACTTATTACATGCTATATTTGGCCTATTTACCGTTGTCTCTACTGTTTCTCATAAACTCAAAGCTCATGCTCAAATCATACTATAACAAATCTTAATTTAAATTGATGGCTCACCTGCATTTACATATTGAAGAAACTCTGGCTCATGCATAGCCTCCAAATCCAACGACCGCATGAAACTCGGCTCCACAAAAGGCTGCTggtttgctagtgcatttgcCACATCCGCCACATCTGCCACCATAGCCTCGTCAGCTTGATCTTCGTCTACACCTGGATCAATAACCTCGTAGTTACTTTTGAACTCTTCTTCACTATCACTGTTGTAATCTTCTAATTCAATGTCTCGGTCTACTGCAGATTGCTCGAACTCGACATACAGTTCGATGAATGATATTCGCGACCGACTTTCAAGATACACTGAAAACAtttcttgcatgctcgcttcgtcAGTCACGTATTTCATTTGAAATTGCACGAACCCACCAAAGACAGGTACAGGATATCTGTACAGAACACATGACACTCTGCTAGATATTTGAGAATCTATCTTCTCAGAAATGACACATTTTAATTCTTCAAATGAAAGTGTGAACGGAATAATAATATCCAACGAATTTTCACACACAAACTTTACTCCTTCTgatgtttgtaataaaatttggCCATGGTAATACAGTTTTAATCTTACTCTATCATCCATGATAATAGAGAAGAGCAGATATACAAACTAAAAGAAGAGATCCGGAGATAAGAAGTTTAGATACTTGTAACAccggagaagaagaaaatgaaatgagCTGCTCAGCTGCTCAGCCTGAGaaggaacatatatatatatatatatatatatatatatatatatatatatatatatatatatcacattcaaatcggaccatccgaccgCTTGCATCctcttttgaaattttttgatCAAAAAAATCGGACAGTCCGATTACTAAGAAGCCCGCCCAAAAATTTTGaaacccagaaatcgctgggtccGATTTGGTGCTCTTTTTGAATGAGGCCTAAAATCGGTCGGTCCGATTCCCTTGGGCCAAAAAAACTAAAATCTCCCCACGCATGAAATCGCACGGTCCGATTACCATGCACGCGACCTCACCacgcacaaatcggacggtccgatttgtgcccCCTGACCCCTGAtcgaaatcggaccgtccgatttcagTCCGTCAACTAACCGCCGTCATAACTCTGTTAAACACCTCCTATGTCTATAACCGGGTGTTACACCAAACGCTGCATCATATGTTAAAAAATCAGCCTCTACCtacaataaaaagaatatttatttcagtataatagttaatttatacgtactaatatgataaataaaataaacaaataaacaattaGTACGTAGGTTATATTTTCTTAGTCATcgtgtatattttatttatttaaaaaaatactatatcaacatatatactaaaatatctttataaataattataaataactatatatgtctttatgtttaattttattaaaaaattaaataatttttttatttttgtaaccaAAAtactctcttaaaataaaaaagttaaaattaaatcttaatcTAATAAcctaaaaacaaatttaaaaagtcTATGCATCGATCAATCTATCAATCATTCAAGTTCATTCCACCTCGcattcttcacttcttcaagctcataaatcacaaattctgcaagtCCAACATCACCATTATCACTGTCCGTAATAATGAAATTAATCATATCTTAATCGTTCCTAGAAATACAATAACAAAgtaatattcaaattcaaatcacacGTCCAATTAGGACACTCCAAATAAGTGAAATAACCCTctttaaaaaattcaatttttcataTACCAATTTAGATTCAAAACCTAATTACatagttttttcttttgtatttttaattttattttttccctcTAATTCAAACCCGTGAAAAGGAAAATAAGTTTCTCAAATTCATGGTCACATATATGGAGCaccaaattttaaaagaatataaatttCTAGGAGGACTTCCACCCGCCTAAGGATCTCACTACTGTCATATAACAATCGCCGCCACAGCACACGACGGCCTCCACTTCTAGCAGTTCATGATCGCCGACAGCATGGAACACATGGCAATGCTCCCCATTGATACTGTCCAAACCCACATGCAAGCCATGGGCTCCTGTTCCATCGGTTGccaaaggaaaagatgaaggaattttcaatttatttgttgaaaaattggttttgttttagttttttgttaAGATTATTAGATCATAGAATAATTCTCTACGTACAGgcgtttttttatacaagtctttgCAAGTCATAACGCACTTCGAACCGTACTGCACATTTTCACTGcaccttcctcttcctcctcctcctcttcctcttcctcttcttcttcttcttttctttcgtttcttgccttctctttctcattCTCCATTTACgtacttttctctctgttttctttctttgttattctCGGTTTCTATTGTTTATTTTACTgcaccttctttttcttcttgctgcacgtttttcttcctcttcttcttcgtcttcttcttcttcttttcttttgtttcttgccttctctttctccttcttcatttacgtgcttttctctctattttcttttttcgttattctcgatttctattgttttttgacatcaagctctgtaatcatttttgaagaagaaaagtagcagaagatgaggaggagaaagagaaagagttctgaattatgcataaggtgtacttcaacaaattttgggtgtatttcttaaatcctttggatgtagttttgtaatcctttgggtgtatttctgtaattgtttgggtgtatttctgaagttccattatcttcaaatttggtaagaaactcgttttcatggaggaagaagaagaagagtcgttcataatgtaTAGTGAGTAGTGCGCTTTGGAAACAAgaagtggttgaataacgtgtgtttatttactcttgaatgtagGAATTTAATGCGTGTGTTTTGTTGGACTTgtgccaacttgtaagacttgtaagccaaaaagacttaTATGTGTAGCAGCCCTCTAGATCATATTaagattgattttaattttttctattataaaagggtattttggtcacaataataaaaaacatattttttaatttttttaaaaaatagataaaagatAAATGATTACTaagaaaatataatttacatGGTAATTGTTTAtttgtgtattttatttattatatccgtacatataaattaataataaacacttaaaaaatatgaataatatttgaaaaacaataaaagatagCCCAAATAATTTAAAgttgtcttatttagtatttattaattatcgctAGAATAATTGTGCAAttttaaatgtaataaatatGTATTATAGatgttatttatataaaattataaatattatgttatataagATAACTTTAGATATGGTCTTTTTATTATTactgaaaaaatatattatattaatttttaattgacaATAACTTTAATTTATGTACTCTAATATTATactacaatataaaaaaatatttaaaaaaacaaactatgaattattttatattatttttttgctaTAGATAGAACAACAATACCTTGCACAAGTAAAAATCAGAAGACTtcacttataataaaaaaattgatagctACATAGTTGGTTAGGTTTTATAAGCTATAAATATAGCTATTATGTATTCAGCAAGGTAGTAATCATATTTTTATTCAATAATACAAACACGTTTCTATTCATAATCTCTTTACAGTTTACACAAATCTTTTCATGGTATTAAGAATCTATCGATCTTgagttaatttttctttcttcttt
The sequence above is drawn from the Arachis hypogaea cultivar Tifrunner chromosome 4, arahy.Tifrunner.gnm2.J5K5, whole genome shotgun sequence genome and encodes:
- the LOC140184033 gene encoding serine/threonine-protein phosphatase 7 long form homolog encodes the protein MPSDRYNLIVEGFLQDTGFNYVSQIGVVQCQAALVNALIERWRPETHSFHFPVGECAVTLEDVALIYGLPTNGLPVTGPTLSSYEVLEAECLDQFGVAPRQTDCRGSFIKLTWFRALKDRLVLVDDIQIQRYVKCHIMLLFGTVMFGDKSGAGVHWKFLPLLRNFAGIIQFSWGSACLAHMYRALCRATRVDCKEIDGPLTLLLAWAWIRLPFLASIPSNPRIFPIANRWHNWERENWPYRLRKLEHLRGNLDALQEGQFVWEPYAIGQTDPDVIPADIRQHSAIWSATVPLISFECIEWHASDRLRSQFGLTQGIPQQERDLGEAHGQVLTGPKNQDWSGTHSVWVMHWMNRYSHVLVQDTVPSQHQSDIYLHWYRRTYGDHLHLSQLGPEENQHGDPMINQENQQEQPPPPSQTHAQQEPEQFSPYIPDTHSADYLSIPVHQQYWNVPYQE
- the LOC114927546 gene encoding uncharacterized protein is translated as MTTNLVECINSVLKGACNLPVTALVKATFYRLNELFTRKRAKAEARINAGHVFSELVTSKLHANQRAAGNIQVSCLDRQNEVFEVRECPSGVEYAVDLRRQRCDCGEFQVDRVPCRHVFACCANQRLDWQLYVHDVYKIDQVRRVYMARFRPLRNPTTWPVYHGPRFVGNPFLRRVSKGRPRMTRFLNEMDTRMLRAPRRCNQCGTEGHSRSRCRQHGGAGNPDATTQYGSSYSVTFNILCMV